The following coding sequences are from one Legionellales bacterium window:
- a CDS encoding response regulator has protein sequence MNNKVVIIDDDEKIVCALSLRLRAAGYEVLSALDPIHGLELIIEEKPAIVLLDLTMPNGGGLNVAKELRALPDHLRTPIIIITANKQLEPRFQADELGINDYLEKPFDSKVLLQTISTWIEKSEQ, from the coding sequence ATGAATAACAAGGTTGTGATTATTGATGATGATGAAAAAATCGTGTGTGCGCTTAGCCTACGTTTGCGAGCCGCAGGTTATGAAGTATTATCCGCCTTAGACCCTATTCATGGTTTAGAATTAATTATCGAAGAAAAGCCGGCAATCGTTTTATTAGATTTAACCATGCCAAACGGTGGTGGACTCAATGTGGCTAAAGAATTACGCGCCTTGCCCGATCATTTACGCACCCCCATTATTATTATCACGGCAAATAAACAATTAGAACCGCGTTTTCAAGCTGACGAACTGGGAATTAATGATTATTTAGAAAAACCTTTTGATAGCAAAGTATTATTACAAACGATTTCCACGTGGATAGAAAAAAGTGAACAGTAA